Proteins encoded by one window of Leptospira neocaledonica:
- a CDS encoding ArnT family glycosyltransferase: protein MLNVFLLLPGSGGNAILTQGDETMHIATIRESLASSSYLFPKFEGVLNLYKPPVLFWLGIFSDSLFGVSFFAERFPSFLLFFGSSVLIYLGIRRAGGSPKLAFTISSAYTLTLGVFKFSRLVMMESLLTFFIILVSVTILEFRLSKKRIWLFLGGFFSGIAILVKGPVFQVYSGIILGSYSIIGIFLLHSNGGWSGKKRIWKELLSHIIFHLSSLVVPIIWILVLLSYSELGKEFLKIFLFTENLGKFSTATANQSEWIIPIGFLLYSFPFSLAVFFGFYSKLFYKPKFLREVVGSSYLWAILAICLVHLAPNRKDFYYLLPLIPLAFLGIGLFFIRKKEYQFSRLLSLNYFFSFGISALVLVGMWSFGILLGQSIWAELIFTIFLLLIFLWGRRIQANREGVPSTATLNLVLAAGLLSYIQFSILPRVNLSEIPENGPFTNAKQICIVSENPWTALTFRNAIPGAEITHSVPGADRNCVDGNRYLVFFQEPNPIPSGYQLLQTQTVWKRDVTLKELLSPTKGKEYVYFYRPSWNKNSELESR, encoded by the coding sequence TTGTTAAACGTATTCCTTCTACTTCCCGGATCCGGAGGGAATGCAATCTTAACTCAAGGGGACGAAACGATGCATATCGCTACGATCCGTGAGAGTTTAGCCTCTTCTTCCTATCTTTTTCCTAAATTCGAAGGTGTTTTAAATCTCTACAAACCGCCCGTGCTATTTTGGCTCGGAATTTTTTCAGACAGTCTTTTCGGCGTCAGCTTTTTTGCGGAAAGATTTCCTTCCTTTCTACTTTTTTTCGGGTCCTCTGTTCTAATTTACTTAGGAATTAGAAGGGCAGGAGGAAGTCCTAAACTAGCGTTTACAATCTCTTCTGCTTATACTCTGACTCTCGGAGTGTTTAAATTCTCTAGATTAGTGATGATGGAGTCCTTATTGACATTTTTCATCATCTTAGTTTCTGTCACGATTTTAGAATTCAGGCTCTCTAAGAAACGAATCTGGTTATTTCTTGGAGGTTTCTTCTCCGGAATCGCAATTCTAGTGAAAGGCCCCGTATTCCAAGTTTATAGCGGGATCATTTTAGGATCTTATTCTATTATTGGGATTTTCCTTCTTCACTCAAACGGGGGATGGTCAGGCAAAAAAAGAATTTGGAAGGAACTCCTCTCTCACATCATCTTTCATCTTTCTTCTTTGGTCGTTCCGATAATTTGGATTCTAGTCCTTCTTTCTTATTCAGAATTAGGAAAAGAATTCTTAAAAATCTTTCTGTTCACAGAAAACCTTGGGAAATTTTCTACCGCGACAGCTAACCAGTCGGAGTGGATTATCCCGATTGGATTTTTACTTTATAGTTTTCCTTTTAGCCTGGCAGTGTTCTTCGGATTCTATTCCAAATTATTCTACAAGCCGAAGTTTTTGAGAGAAGTGGTCGGGAGTTCCTACCTCTGGGCAATTCTCGCCATCTGCTTGGTCCACCTGGCACCGAACCGTAAGGATTTTTATTACCTTCTCCCTTTGATTCCCTTAGCATTTTTGGGGATCGGATTATTCTTCATTCGAAAAAAGGAATATCAATTCTCGAGATTATTATCTTTGAACTATTTCTTCTCTTTCGGAATCAGCGCCTTGGTTTTAGTCGGAATGTGGAGTTTTGGTATTCTTCTGGGCCAAAGTATCTGGGCAGAATTGATATTCACAATATTCTTACTTTTGATTTTTTTATGGGGCAGAAGGATCCAAGCCAACAGGGAGGGAGTTCCTTCCACCGCGACATTGAACTTAGTTCTCGCAGCAGGTTTACTCTCTTATATCCAATTTTCCATTCTTCCCAGAGTGAACCTAAGTGAGATTCCGGAGAATGGACCATTCACGAACGCAAAACAGATTTGTATAGTTTCGGAAAATCCTTGGACTGCTCTTACTTTTAGAAACGCAATCCCAGGTGCGGAAATCACTCATTCTGTTCCGGGTGCGGATCGGAATTGTGTGGATGGAAATAGATACCTTGTCTTTTTCCAAGAGCCGAACCCCATTCCATCCGGATACCAGCTTCTCCAAACGCAAACAGTTTGGAAAAGAGATGTTACCCTGAAGGAACTCCTGAGCCCAACGAAAGGGAAGGAATACGTGTATTTTTATAGGCCTTCTTGGAATAAGAATTCCGAATTGGAGAGTCGATGA
- a CDS encoding lytic transglycosylase domain-containing protein: MKLDDLESYRRIVSRMEEIQGITERFQPRPPAQEGDPSPQKIESEFSQELDAKMKGIFSQENDPTPKDLTSIIERESYKNHLDPNLVKSVIKAESNFKPNAVSSKGAIGLMQLMPGTADILGVENPFDPEENIAGGTKFLADMMKKFGNSDMAIAAYNAGPGAVQKYEGIPPYKETKDYVKKVNRFWKGEY, from the coding sequence ATGAAATTAGATGATTTAGAATCTTATCGCAGAATTGTCTCCAGAATGGAGGAAATCCAAGGAATCACCGAGAGATTTCAGCCAAGACCTCCTGCCCAGGAAGGAGATCCTTCACCTCAAAAAATCGAATCAGAATTTTCCCAAGAGTTGGACGCCAAAATGAAGGGAATTTTCTCTCAGGAAAATGATCCGACTCCCAAGGACCTAACCAGTATTATAGAAAGGGAATCTTATAAAAACCATTTAGATCCGAACCTCGTCAAGTCTGTGATCAAGGCAGAGTCCAATTTTAAACCGAATGCAGTTTCTTCCAAGGGCGCAATCGGTCTGATGCAGCTCATGCCCGGTACCGCGGATATTTTAGGTGTCGAAAATCCTTTTGATCCGGAAGAAAATATCGCAGGCGGGACTAAGTTCCTTGCGGATATGATGAAAAAATTCGGAAATTCCGATATGGCAATCGCGGCTTATAACGCTGGGCCGGGAGCAGTCCAAAAATACGAAGGAATCCCTCCTTATAAGGAAACGAAAGATTACGTAAAAAAGGTAAATCGTTTCTGGAAAGGAGAGTATTAA
- a CDS encoding aconitate hydratase codes for MAFDIDMIRARYEKLGTLVKKAREVVGRPLTLTEKILYSHLWEGTPSSNFERGKSYVDFAPDRVAMQDATAQMALLQFMSAGRSKVAVPSTVHCDHLITAKIGSSTDLATASTENKEVYDFLSSVSNKYGIGFWKPGAGIIHQVVLENYAFPGGMMIGTDSHTVNAGGLGMVAIGVGGADACDVMAGLAWELKWPKLIGVKLTGKLNGWTSAKDVILKVAGILTVKGGTGAIVEYFGEGSTSLSCTGKGTIANMGAEIGATTSTFSYDESMERYLRSTNRADIADLANGVKEHLTADPEVYANPDKFFDQVIEINLSELEPHLNGPFTPDLATPISKMKEEAKKNGWPTKVEVGLIGSCTNSSYEDIARAASLANQAAEKSLKPKAEFTITPGSELVRFTIERDGFIKVFEKIGAKVFANACGPCIGMWSRVGADKKEKNTIVHSFNRNFQSRNDGNPNTFAFVGSPELVTALAIAGDLTFDPNNDTLTNEKGEKVKLDPPNGDELPKKGFDVEDAGYQAPAADGSGVQVVVDPKSNRLQLLAPFIKWEGTDLKGLNLLIKVKGKCTTDHISMAGPWLKFRGHLDNISNNLLIGATNIFNEKINSVKNQLDGSYDEVPKVQRQYKAKGIGSIVIGDENYGEGSSREHAAMEPRFLGVRAVLVKSFARIHETNLKKQGMLALTFADKADYDKIQEDDKIDIIGLTDFKEGTPLTLSLHHKDGSKDEFKVNHTYNAQQIEWFKAGSALNLIGGKK; via the coding sequence ATGGCATTTGATATAGATATGATTCGTGCCCGGTATGAAAAACTCGGGACCCTGGTTAAAAAAGCCAGAGAAGTGGTCGGCAGACCACTCACTCTGACCGAAAAAATTCTTTATTCTCACCTTTGGGAAGGAACTCCTTCCTCCAATTTCGAAAGAGGAAAATCTTACGTTGATTTTGCCCCGGACCGCGTTGCAATGCAGGATGCAACAGCGCAGATGGCCTTATTACAATTCATGTCCGCAGGTAGAAGTAAGGTAGCTGTTCCTTCCACAGTACATTGTGACCACTTGATCACAGCGAAAATCGGTTCCTCTACAGACTTAGCGACTGCCTCAACCGAAAACAAAGAAGTATATGACTTTCTTTCTTCCGTTTCTAACAAATACGGGATCGGCTTCTGGAAACCCGGAGCTGGAATTATCCACCAAGTAGTATTAGAAAATTATGCATTCCCCGGAGGAATGATGATTGGAACGGACTCTCACACGGTGAACGCCGGCGGATTGGGAATGGTTGCAATCGGGGTCGGTGGAGCGGACGCTTGCGACGTTATGGCTGGTCTTGCTTGGGAGCTTAAATGGCCTAAACTGATCGGAGTGAAGTTAACTGGAAAACTAAACGGTTGGACTTCTGCAAAAGACGTTATCTTAAAAGTAGCTGGAATTCTTACCGTAAAAGGCGGAACAGGTGCAATCGTAGAATACTTCGGTGAAGGATCTACTTCTCTTTCCTGTACTGGAAAGGGAACTATCGCCAATATGGGAGCTGAAATTGGAGCAACTACTTCTACATTCTCTTATGACGAGTCTATGGAAAGATATCTTCGTTCCACAAATAGAGCGGATATCGCTGATTTAGCGAATGGGGTGAAGGAACACCTCACCGCTGACCCAGAAGTCTATGCAAATCCGGATAAATTTTTCGACCAAGTGATCGAGATCAACCTTTCTGAGTTGGAACCTCACTTGAACGGACCTTTCACTCCTGACTTAGCTACTCCTATCTCTAAAATGAAAGAAGAAGCTAAGAAGAACGGATGGCCTACAAAAGTAGAAGTGGGTTTGATCGGTTCTTGCACAAACTCTTCTTACGAAGATATTGCTCGTGCGGCTTCTCTTGCTAATCAAGCTGCAGAAAAATCCTTAAAACCTAAGGCTGAGTTCACAATCACCCCAGGTTCTGAACTAGTTCGTTTCACGATAGAGAGAGACGGGTTTATTAAAGTTTTCGAAAAGATCGGAGCAAAAGTTTTTGCGAACGCATGCGGCCCTTGTATCGGAATGTGGTCCAGGGTAGGCGCGGATAAGAAGGAGAAGAACACGATCGTTCACTCTTTCAATCGTAACTTCCAATCTAGGAACGACGGTAACCCGAACACTTTCGCATTCGTGGGCTCTCCGGAGCTAGTAACTGCATTAGCGATTGCGGGAGATCTTACTTTTGATCCGAATAATGATACTCTTACCAATGAAAAAGGGGAGAAGGTAAAATTAGATCCTCCAAATGGAGACGAACTTCCTAAGAAAGGATTCGATGTAGAAGATGCTGGCTACCAAGCTCCAGCAGCTGACGGTTCTGGCGTGCAAGTGGTTGTAGATCCTAAATCCAATCGTTTACAGTTGCTCGCTCCTTTCATTAAATGGGAAGGCACTGATCTAAAAGGATTGAACCTTCTTATCAAAGTAAAAGGAAAATGTACGACTGACCATATTTCTATGGCGGGTCCTTGGTTGAAATTCAGAGGGCATTTGGATAATATTTCGAATAACCTTTTGATTGGAGCTACGAATATCTTCAACGAGAAGATCAACAGCGTGAAAAATCAGTTGGACGGATCTTACGACGAGGTTCCTAAAGTACAACGCCAATACAAAGCAAAAGGAATCGGTTCCATAGTGATCGGAGACGAGAACTACGGAGAAGGTTCCTCCAGAGAGCATGCTGCTATGGAGCCAAGATTCTTAGGAGTAAGAGCGGTTCTTGTAAAATCATTTGCTCGTATTCATGAGACAAACTTGAAAAAACAAGGGATGCTTGCTTTGACATTTGCAGATAAAGCGGATTACGATAAGATCCAAGAAGACGATAAAATAGATATTATCGGACTTACTGATTTTAAAGAAGGAACTCCTCTGACTCTATCTTTACATCATAAAGATGGAAGTAAGGACGAATTTAAAGTAAACCACACTTATAATGCTCAGCAGATTGAATGGTTTAAGGCGGGAAGCGCTTTGAATCTGATCGGCGGCAAAAAGTAA
- a CDS encoding response regulator transcription factor translates to MKNILVIEDDPDIGNLIRKSLDSAHYRTTIQTSGEEGLKYYKANHPDLLILDLSLPDIDGMDVCRTVRRSDENTPIFIVTARNEEIDRIMGLELGADDYITKPFSVRELKTRVDVFFRRWDKKAGIKPNIGSGGEIIRGSLKIDPVRRRVTLKDQVINISRKEFDILQLMATSPGKVFSREMILEAVWGMEWDGFERMIDSHIKRIRSKLEKNSAQPEWIETIWGIGYRFTDNYEGIVILD, encoded by the coding sequence ATGAAGAATATTCTGGTAATTGAAGATGATCCGGACATCGGGAATTTAATACGAAAGTCATTGGATTCAGCTCATTACCGAACCACCATTCAAACTTCTGGCGAAGAGGGCCTTAAATACTATAAGGCAAACCACCCCGACCTTTTAATTTTAGATCTTTCCTTACCAGACATTGACGGGATGGACGTATGTCGAACCGTGCGACGATCTGACGAGAATACCCCTATTTTTATAGTTACTGCCCGAAATGAAGAAATAGATAGAATAATGGGACTTGAGTTAGGAGCAGATGATTATATCACGAAGCCTTTCTCCGTAAGAGAATTAAAAACCAGAGTAGATGTATTCTTCCGTAGATGGGACAAAAAAGCTGGCATTAAACCGAATATTGGAAGCGGGGGAGAAATCATCAGGGGATCTCTGAAAATTGATCCGGTTCGGCGTAGAGTCACCCTGAAAGATCAGGTGATCAATATTTCCCGGAAGGAATTTGATATTTTGCAATTGATGGCAACTTCTCCCGGCAAAGTTTTTTCAAGAGAAATGATATTAGAAGCAGTCTGGGGAATGGAATGGGATGGATTTGAACGAATGATCGACTCCCATATTAAAAGAATTCGTTCCAAGCTCGAAAAAAATTCAGCCCAGCCTGAGTGGATCGAGACAATCTGGGGAATTGGTTATAGATTTACCGACAACTATGAGGGAATCGTAATTTTAGATTAG
- a CDS encoding DUF4279 domain-containing protein encodes MKYSNPSFPRSWALIAVSEPGLDVHEVTRTLGIRPDLSVNKGVPAISGKSVASSLWQIHSKRDASSPLEDHIQELLERIAPHRKEFQSFCEKHNVVLYCSVEFNNGNMEETTLSARTLLLLGNLRLKLSFHAWNVPERRRRSEDQN; translated from the coding sequence ATGAAATATAGTAACCCTTCTTTCCCCCGGAGTTGGGCTCTCATTGCGGTTTCGGAACCTGGATTGGATGTTCACGAAGTCACTCGAACTCTTGGAATTCGACCGGACTTGTCGGTAAATAAAGGAGTTCCTGCCATTTCCGGAAAATCTGTAGCTTCTTCTTTGTGGCAAATCCACTCCAAGAGAGATGCAAGCTCTCCCCTGGAAGATCATATCCAAGAATTATTGGAAAGAATCGCTCCGCACCGCAAAGAATTTCAAAGTTTTTGCGAAAAACATAATGTCGTACTATATTGTTCTGTTGAATTTAATAACGGTAATATGGAAGAAACTACATTGAGCGCTAGGACTCTTTTGCTGCTCGGAAATCTTAGATTAAAATTATCCTTTCATGCTTGGAATGTTCCGGAAAGAAGAAGAAGGTCAGAGGACCAGAATTAA
- a CDS encoding OmpA family protein: MTKKQNYYVTIKGKKYDRGLIELAEKATSGKKDGRISIADAKKLLNAVKDNNTYTDIEKKTMEYVRENFQFTTKADEWFRTEIRKWAAEKSSHTKSSPQEEYTSHDEAISLMSSQHSDAPYRGYIPTPSAGQAKKQNRIPVLVLSLIILGGFGIGIYYAFRNNGKKSVSHTHTEEIKESKPPQVEEKKETSPSSSEKEGIFGFFSQKHESANFSGKDGELASKIQSSPILFDKNDIKVPQSQRRILDSLTFLLKKNSDVKAVLIGHASSEGTEEVNLKVSQLRAEMVRDYLLGNGLETSRFILEAKGSQIVSSPEGKRQSQEKNRRVDILIVK, translated from the coding sequence ATGACTAAGAAGCAGAATTATTACGTCACTATAAAAGGCAAAAAATATGATCGGGGCCTGATTGAGTTGGCAGAGAAGGCTACCTCAGGTAAAAAAGACGGCCGTATTTCAATCGCAGATGCAAAAAAACTTCTTAATGCCGTAAAGGATAACAATACCTATACGGACATCGAAAAGAAAACGATGGAATATGTTCGTGAGAATTTTCAATTTACTACAAAAGCTGACGAATGGTTTCGTACTGAAATTCGCAAATGGGCTGCAGAAAAATCTTCTCATACTAAATCTTCTCCGCAAGAGGAATACACTTCTCACGATGAAGCGATTAGTCTCATGAGCTCTCAACACTCAGACGCACCTTATAGAGGATATATTCCGACACCTTCCGCAGGCCAGGCAAAAAAACAGAATCGTATTCCTGTTTTGGTCCTTTCTCTTATTATTCTCGGAGGCTTTGGAATAGGGATCTATTATGCCTTCCGTAACAACGGAAAAAAATCCGTCAGTCATACTCATACGGAAGAAATTAAAGAAAGCAAACCTCCACAAGTTGAGGAGAAGAAGGAAACTTCTCCTTCCTCTTCGGAAAAAGAAGGTATTTTTGGCTTCTTTTCACAGAAACACGAATCTGCTAATTTTTCCGGAAAAGATGGGGAGCTTGCTTCTAAGATCCAATCTTCTCCTATCCTTTTTGATAAAAATGATATAAAAGTTCCCCAGTCTCAAAGAAGGATCTTGGATTCTCTTACTTTTCTTCTCAAAAAAAATTCGGACGTTAAGGCAGTTCTGATTGGACATGCTTCTTCCGAAGGAACTGAAGAGGTAAACCTGAAGGTCTCTCAACTTAGGGCCGAGATGGTGAGGGACTATTTACTTGGGAATGGCTTGGAAACTTCTCGTTTCATTTTGGAGGCGAAAGGTTCTCAGATAGTTTCTTCTCCAGAGGGGAAGAGACAAAGTCAGGAAAAAAACAGACGAGTGGACATCCTAATCGTTAAGTGA
- a CDS encoding DUF1564 family protein has protein sequence MEKIKHTFHRSFSQNISLEGIIKKKRKVSTLLIPPHLAKYIRRQGINYLLRKLLTSQRKSFYSNKHLNSESAYTKYQNIRGRSKDNRYIKFNFRPRPEDWIQLRTLAISQGVSTCYLFVLLLEEYKSAGFSNAGKVIWRIKTVLHTNFDSRIFFRELKILEYQLVKSDFRVKRKNPHGPKIA, from the coding sequence ATGGAAAAAATTAAACATACATTTCACCGATCCTTTTCCCAAAATATCTCCTTAGAAGGTATTATTAAAAAGAAACGCAAAGTCTCCACACTTCTGATCCCGCCACACCTAGCAAAATACATTCGTAGACAAGGCATCAATTATTTACTAAGAAAATTACTTACGAGTCAGCGAAAAAGTTTTTATTCAAATAAACATCTTAATTCTGAATCCGCATACACCAAATATCAAAACATTCGAGGAAGATCAAAAGATAATAGATATATAAAGTTCAACTTCAGACCAAGACCGGAAGATTGGATTCAACTTAGAACTCTTGCTATTAGCCAAGGGGTTTCAACGTGCTATTTATTTGTACTACTTTTGGAAGAATATAAATCTGCAGGTTTTTCAAATGCGGGAAAAGTAATCTGGCGAATAAAAACTGTACTACATACAAATTTTGATTCTAGGATCTTTTTCCGAGAACTGAAGATCTTAGAATATCAATTGGTGAAATCAGACTTTCGAGTAAAAAGAAAAAACCCTCACGGACCGAAAATTGCTTAA
- a CDS encoding TetR/AcrR family transcriptional regulator produces MVRTPKKKVKKSKASKAGAHGSHKGPKKRDRKATETALMKAGIQVFAKKGYDAATTKDIAKSAGANEALIMRYFGGKKGLLEAILTRTDDLGDSSTGKKEIEAKPDLNLNEALVESITERCSDFKHYSDFMKVAVSRIILDPDVSRIIQTKIYTKALPEMIQELEKFKKGGEIDPKADLKSVAFGISSLTFALGFMAQVVYKIPESEIKATIKEMVRILQKGLKPDSK; encoded by the coding sequence ATGGTTCGAACCCCTAAAAAGAAGGTCAAAAAAAGTAAGGCATCCAAAGCAGGTGCTCACGGCTCTCATAAGGGCCCTAAAAAAAGAGACCGAAAGGCAACTGAAACAGCTTTGATGAAGGCTGGGATACAAGTTTTTGCCAAAAAAGGATATGATGCGGCTACCACAAAGGATATCGCCAAGTCTGCAGGGGCGAACGAAGCTCTTATCATGCGTTATTTCGGCGGGAAGAAGGGCCTTTTAGAAGCAATCCTAACTCGAACCGACGACCTAGGTGATTCGTCTACGGGAAAAAAAGAAATAGAAGCGAAGCCGGATCTTAATTTGAATGAGGCATTGGTCGAGTCCATTACAGAAAGATGTTCCGATTTCAAACATTATTCCGACTTCATGAAAGTTGCAGTCAGTAGAATCATCTTAGACCCGGATGTTAGTAGAATTATCCAAACTAAAATTTATACCAAGGCTCTCCCGGAAATGATACAGGAGCTGGAAAAATTCAAGAAAGGCGGAGAAATCGATCCTAAAGCGGATTTGAAATCGGTTGCATTCGGAATTTCTTCTTTAACTTTCGCGTTAGGGTTTATGGCCCAGGTGGTTTATAAAATTCCGGAATCGGAAATCAAAGCCACTATCAAAGAGATGGTGAGGATTTTACAGAAGGGTCTAAAGCCGGACTCTAAATAA
- the epmA gene encoding EF-P lysine aminoacylase EpmA, whose product MKLNNLEILSFRSRFLHATRTFFHEKGFLEVDTPSLKKIPGMEPYLDPFLVGSPSGEEKGYLITSPEYSLKQALSLGAGKVYEIAHTFRSGEKGSSYHTAEFLMLEFYQVGDDLHQAMNLLEELIRWIANELSLPLPDRPFQRKSVKELLFDWTGITWDRDSLERKIAELSLTNLSFDSMEYEDCFFLIFLNLLEPNFTSEFQFIYDYPPEMAALSRIEDGVAKRFELYFGKIELANAFYELLDPIEQKARFQKEQELRRKLGKEVFPLHEEFLQALERGIPECSGISIGLDRLLMVLLGRNSLSEVSPYWQEI is encoded by the coding sequence ATGAAGCTGAATAACTTAGAAATATTGTCATTTCGATCAAGATTTTTGCATGCTACGAGAACTTTTTTTCATGAAAAGGGATTCCTCGAGGTTGATACGCCCTCCTTGAAAAAAATTCCTGGAATGGAGCCTTATTTGGATCCATTTTTGGTAGGATCTCCGTCCGGTGAGGAGAAGGGGTACCTTATTACTTCCCCTGAATATTCTCTTAAACAAGCGTTATCTTTGGGAGCAGGAAAGGTATACGAAATTGCACATACCTTTCGCTCTGGGGAGAAAGGGAGTTCCTACCATACAGCCGAATTCCTCATGCTGGAATTTTATCAAGTAGGCGACGATTTGCACCAGGCAATGAACCTTCTTGAAGAATTAATTCGATGGATTGCTAACGAACTGAGCCTCCCTCTTCCTGACAGGCCCTTTCAAAGAAAGTCAGTGAAGGAACTCCTCTTCGATTGGACAGGCATAACTTGGGACAGAGACTCGTTGGAACGAAAAATAGCCGAGTTGTCTTTGACAAATCTCTCTTTCGATTCCATGGAATATGAAGACTGTTTTTTTTTAATATTCTTAAACTTATTGGAACCGAATTTCACTTCGGAATTCCAATTCATCTATGACTATCCTCCAGAAATGGCTGCTTTGTCTAGAATTGAAGATGGGGTGGCTAAAAGATTCGAATTGTATTTCGGGAAAATAGAATTAGCTAACGCATTTTACGAGCTCTTGGACCCGATAGAACAGAAAGCTCGTTTTCAAAAAGAGCAAGAGCTGAGAAGAAAGTTAGGGAAGGAAGTTTTTCCTCTTCATGAGGAGTTCCTTCAGGCTTTGGAAAGAGGGATTCCCGAATGTTCAGGAATTTCGATTGGATTGGATCGTCTTCTAATGGTACTTTTAGGAAGGAACTCCCTCTCGGAAGTTAGCCCATATTGGCAAGAAATTTGA
- a CDS encoding Cys-rich protein, giving the protein MSPISFRKIFPYLPIFVLGLAVGTFIAFKYSRGTVVQSGMEWEGKEICLDYCDNLAKCTKQEFPQTSEDQLYKVENACLRGCRKHFDKMQVCLQPTKMASCSELTSCLFGELKKYY; this is encoded by the coding sequence ATGAGCCCAATCTCTTTTAGAAAAATTTTCCCTTATCTTCCCATTTTCGTTTTGGGTCTGGCCGTGGGCACATTTATCGCCTTCAAATATTCCAGAGGAACTGTAGTCCAGTCCGGTATGGAATGGGAAGGAAAAGAAATTTGCCTGGATTATTGCGATAATCTTGCGAAATGTACTAAGCAAGAATTTCCACAAACTTCTGAAGACCAATTGTATAAGGTGGAAAACGCCTGTTTAAGAGGTTGCAGGAAACATTTCGACAAAATGCAGGTATGTCTTCAGCCAACGAAGATGGCGAGTTGTTCCGAATTAACTTCTTGTTTGTTCGGAGAATTAAAAAAGTACTATTAA